A single region of the Oncorhynchus kisutch isolate 150728-3 linkage group LG30, Okis_V2, whole genome shotgun sequence genome encodes:
- the LOC109875173 gene encoding trichohyalin: MIEWNDIINKEYPRRDTAVFFFRSPPYIPVLCQQDMQEAEMARSQQEKETKERQKEIENFRVQEDKTKAEKYERKTGQKTWGNTDMESVQQDKERVQRKLEPAVPVLKARVIECKPRPKPDLIPEYGLEPKADPAPRPRAGKADMELLDIEDEECEDEELALMGNKKIMRSSDLEEAQYELQKEARRRGQAEAIKKCYRHNGSSNISKEDSAPPMNVANSKTNGDMEGGTCSSNSNQADERTTKVDSVTGKVIGWVNRKVKERNERKIARTYWREETQSDQLYINGVVVCSRAQREREKRAKLLKGEKTRRRLERRWQEWEKRYRRKNTLKRVQRNGLWYRELEDKNSSQGSHEENSLPDGAEEADGDEEVEYLLMYGPCDCEICRDGYTCLWYSYDKEETDPKEARSKRRRIINWINTRVKEDYRKRINTTYNIQSLVCNDYAIYGNAILRQWDLQKIIRRELVKKEERRQRLEKRWKEWEKARAQKIKTILQEKKAKEQVRLNRLIDLNLEADQKIKEFIAANPGIQSQYPGGHTRMEMMGRWDMGYQREETQGQEGRVGPATVQKSTAPLRTKKITKWQKLQKWFYTIQL, from the exons ATGATAGAATGGAATGACATCATAAATAAGGAGTACCCAAGAAGAGACACAGCTGTGTTCTTCTTCAGATCACCTCCATATATCCCTGTTTTGTGCCAACAAGACATGCAGGAGGCAGAGATGGCAAGGAGTCAACAGGAGAAGGAAAcaaaggagagacagaaagagatagagaatTTCAGGGTACAAGAGGATAAGACAAAGGCAGAAAAATATGAAAGAAAAACAGGACAGAAGACATGGGGGAACACAGATATGGAGAGTGTGCAACAGGacaaagagagggtccagagAAAGTTGGAGCCTGCTGTCCCTGTGCTAAAAGCAAGGGTCATTGAGTGCAAGCCCAGGCCGAAACCAGACCTGATACCTGAGTATGGACTCGAGCCCAAGGCTGACCCAGCACCCAGGCCCAGGGCTGGGAAGGCAGACATGGAGCTGCTGGACATTGAGGATGAGGAGTGTGAGGATGAAGAGTTGGCTCTCATGGGCAACAAAAAGATTATGCGTTCCTCAGATCTGGAAGAAGCCCAGTATGAGCTTCAAAAGGAGGCCAGGCGTAGAGGCCAGGCCGAAGCCATCAAGAAATGTTACAGACACAACGGCTCTAGTAATATTAGTAAAGAAGACAGCGCACCACCTATGAATGTTGCCAATAGTAAGACGAatggagatatggagggaggaacCTGTTCCTCAAACAGTAATCAGGCAGACGAGAGAACTACCAAAGTGGACAGCGTGACTGGGAAAGTGATTGGCTGGGTGAACAGAAAAGTCaaagagagaaacgagagaaagATTGCAAGAACATACTGGAGGGAGGAGACTCAAAGTGATCAGTTGTACATAAACGGTGTGGTGGTTTGCAGCCGTGCCCagcgggagagagaaaagagggcaAAACTCCTCAAAGGTGAGAAAACCAGACGGAGGCTGGAAAGACGCTGGCAAGAGTGGGAGAAGAGGTACAGGAGAAAGAACACGCTGAAGAGGGTACAGAGAAATGGGCTCTGGTACAGGGAGTTGGAGGACAAGAACAGCAGCCAGGGTAGTCATGAGGAAAACTCACTGCCTGATGGAGCAGAGGAGGCTGACGGTGATGAAGAGGTGGAATACCTTTTAATGTATGGGCCCTGCGACTGTGAAATCTGCAGGGACGGATACACATGTCTCTGGTACAGTTATGACAAGGAGGAGACAGACCCCAAGGAGGCTAGgagcaagaggaggaggataatCAATTGGATCAATACAAGAGTCAAAGAAGATTATCGCAAGAGAATCAACACAACCTATAACATCCAGAGTTTAGTATGCAATGATTATGCCATTTACGGAAACGCCATCCTTCGCCAATGGGACCTACAGAAGATCATACGGCGGGAACTCGTAAAAAAGGAGGAAAGAAGACAAAGGCTGGAGAAGCGCTGGAAGGAGTGGGAGAAAGCAAGGGCTCAGAAGATAAAAACAATTCTTCAGGAGAAGAAGGCAAAGGAACAGGTCAGGCTCAATAGGCTGATAGACCTGAATCTAGAGGCAGACCAGAAGATCAAGGAGTTCATTGCTGCCAATCCAGGGATCCAGTCCCAGTACCCTGGAGGTCATACCAGGATGGAGATGATGGGACGTTGGGACATGGGCTACCAGAGGGAGGAGACTCAGGGCCAGGAGGGCAGAGTAGGGCCTGCTACTGTACAAAAGTCCACTGCACCTCTGCGGACCAAGAAAATAACCAAATGGCAGAAGTTGCAAAAATG GTTTTACACGATCCAACTGTGA